Proteins encoded within one genomic window of Halorussus salilacus:
- a CDS encoding DUF7321 family protein: MVSDAIVATVVALVVTASLPFYLYGAWYILDQETVTWGVLTHHLKFIAVGLLLTAVPVVTWMAPRFFEQVGGLTAVHVFLGLQAYAMLTLALTGIVRIFQVKYHHDLYHDPDENADIDDLHENMGAWRRRLRVGVAGYVVFWLLAWVVGIARYFVEYVLY, from the coding sequence ATGGTCAGCGACGCGATAGTTGCGACGGTGGTCGCGCTCGTCGTCACCGCGAGTCTCCCGTTCTACCTCTACGGCGCGTGGTACATCCTCGACCAGGAGACGGTGACGTGGGGCGTGCTAACCCACCACCTGAAGTTCATCGCGGTCGGCCTGCTCCTGACGGCGGTTCCCGTGGTGACGTGGATGGCACCTCGCTTCTTCGAGCAGGTCGGGGGGCTGACCGCGGTCCACGTCTTCCTCGGCCTGCAGGCCTACGCGATGCTGACGCTCGCGCTGACCGGTATCGTCCGCATCTTCCAAGTCAAGTACCACCACGACCTCTATCACGACCCCGACGAGAACGCGGACATCGACGACCTCCACGAGAACATGGGCGCGTGGCGGCGTCGCCTCCGGGTCGGGGTCGCGGGCTACGTCGTCTTCTGGTTGCTGGCGTGGGTCGTCGGCATCGCGCGGTACTTCGTCGAGTACGTGCTGTACTGA
- the nth gene encoding endonuclease III: protein MGTPLDTREQQVEEVLDRLYEAYPDSTISLNFSNRLELLVAVILSAQCTDERVNKETAHLFEKYETVEDYAEADEDELSEDLNSITYHNSKADYIKTSARLMLEEYDGEVPDTMDGLTELKGVGRKTANVVLQHGHDIVEGIVVDTHVQRISRRLGITEEETPKKIERDLMGIVPEDDWQQYTHLFISHGRATCTARNPDCGDCVLEDVCPSSKLDGEVDLASGEAWG from the coding sequence ATGGGAACACCGCTGGACACGCGCGAACAACAGGTCGAAGAGGTCCTCGACAGACTCTACGAGGCCTACCCCGACTCGACGATCTCGCTGAACTTCTCGAACCGGCTCGAACTCCTCGTCGCCGTGATACTCTCGGCGCAGTGTACCGACGAGCGGGTCAACAAGGAGACCGCCCACCTCTTCGAGAAGTACGAGACGGTCGAGGACTACGCCGAGGCCGACGAGGACGAACTCTCCGAGGACCTGAACTCCATCACCTACCACAACAGCAAGGCCGACTACATCAAGACCTCCGCCCGGCTCATGCTGGAGGAGTACGACGGCGAGGTCCCCGACACGATGGACGGGCTCACCGAGCTGAAGGGCGTCGGGCGCAAGACCGCGAACGTGGTGCTTCAGCACGGCCACGACATCGTGGAGGGCATCGTGGTCGATACCCACGTCCAGCGCATCTCGCGTCGACTCGGAATTACCGAGGAGGAGACGCCGAAGAAGATCGAACGCGACCTGATGGGCATCGTCCCCGAGGACGACTGGCAACAGTACACCCACCTGTTCATCAGCCACGGCCGAGCGACCTGCACGGCGCGCAACCCCGACTGCGGCGACTGCGTCCTCGAAGACGTCTGCCCCTCCTCGAAACTCGACGGCGAGGTGGACCTCGCCAGCGGCGAGGCGTGGGGGTAG
- a CDS encoding TrkH family potassium uptake protein produces MFERTRRRNWRVRVDWRLSLSLVGTVLKWLVVPLLLPLAIAVYDGSDVVPFAATILTTAVVGAGLESLSDERDLHAREAFLMVSLTWLAVAVVGALPMVLAGTGALAEPDNALFESMSGITTTGATVMVDFSAHSRAVMMWRQLIQWLGGLGILVLATAILSQLSVAGAQLMETETQTRDVNKLTPRISETAGILFRIYVGLTLAQVAVLYAFRLVGIAPEMTLYDAVAHAFTTISTSGFSPRPESIAAFSPAVQWAVIPFMAVGATSFVLIYLVLRGDTGRLSRSDEFRFYVGVLGFFSIAVAAVLTLDATFPGNVEATVRHSVFQVVSITTTTGYASTDFDLWSASAKHLLFVCMFIGGMAGSTTCSIKALRWLVVLKAFRRDLFVAGHPEVVRPVRLSGRVVDEQTIRDMYAYTLVSLMFFIAATIFVVMDTSRVGFRIGEFEAMGAAAATFFNVGPGFGVAGPFESYETFPTTTKLAMTALMWVGRIEIIPVLVVLTPSYWLS; encoded by the coding sequence GTGTTCGAACGAACGAGACGACGGAACTGGCGGGTACGCGTCGACTGGCGGCTGAGCCTCAGCCTCGTCGGGACCGTCCTCAAGTGGCTGGTCGTGCCCCTCCTGTTGCCGCTGGCAATCGCGGTGTACGACGGTTCCGACGTGGTCCCGTTCGCGGCGACGATACTGACCACCGCGGTCGTGGGCGCGGGACTCGAATCGCTGTCCGACGAGCGCGACCTCCACGCGAGGGAGGCGTTCCTGATGGTGTCGCTCACATGGCTGGCGGTCGCGGTCGTGGGCGCGCTCCCGATGGTGCTGGCGGGTACCGGCGCGCTCGCCGAGCCGGACAACGCGCTGTTCGAGAGCATGAGCGGCATCACGACCACGGGCGCGACCGTGATGGTCGACTTCTCGGCTCACTCGCGGGCAGTGATGATGTGGCGACAGCTCATCCAGTGGCTCGGCGGCCTCGGGATACTGGTGCTTGCGACCGCCATCCTCTCACAGCTCTCGGTCGCGGGGGCCCAGCTCATGGAGACCGAGACCCAGACCCGCGACGTGAACAAGCTCACCCCGCGCATCTCCGAGACCGCGGGCATCCTCTTCCGCATCTACGTCGGCCTCACGCTGGCGCAGGTGGCGGTCCTCTACGCGTTCCGACTGGTCGGCATCGCGCCCGAGATGACCCTTTACGACGCGGTCGCCCACGCGTTCACGACCATCTCGACCAGCGGCTTCTCGCCCCGCCCCGAGAGCATCGCGGCGTTCTCGCCTGCGGTCCAGTGGGCCGTGATTCCGTTCATGGCGGTCGGCGCGACCAGCTTCGTGCTCATCTACCTCGTCCTGCGAGGCGACACGGGACGGCTCTCGCGAAGCGACGAGTTCCGGTTCTACGTCGGCGTCCTCGGCTTCTTCAGCATCGCGGTCGCCGCGGTCCTGACCCTCGACGCGACCTTCCCCGGAAACGTCGAGGCGACGGTCCGACACTCGGTGTTCCAGGTCGTCTCCATCACGACCACCACGGGCTACGCCAGCACCGACTTCGACCTCTGGTCGGCGTCGGCCAAGCACCTCCTTTTCGTCTGCATGTTCATCGGCGGGATGGCCGGGAGCACGACCTGCTCCATCAAGGCGCTACGGTGGCTGGTGGTGCTGAAGGCGTTCCGGCGGGACCTGTTCGTCGCGGGCCACCCCGAGGTGGTTCGGCCGGTCCGGCTGAGCGGGCGGGTGGTCGACGAGCAGACCATCCGGGACATGTACGCCTACACGCTGGTGAGCCTGATGTTCTTCATCGCGGCCACCATCTTCGTGGTGATGGACACCTCGCGGGTCGGGTTCCGAATCGGCGAGTTCGAGGCGATGGGCGCGGCGGCCGCGACGTTCTTCAACGTCGGCCCGGGGTTCGGCGTCGCTGGCCCGTTCGAGAGCTACGAGACGTTCCCGACGACCACGAAGCTGGCGATGACGGCGCTGATGTGGGTCGGCCGGATAGAGATAATCCCGGTCCTCGTCGTTCTCACCCCCTCGTACTGGCTGTCGTGA
- a CDS encoding NAD(P)/FAD-dependent oxidoreductase — MRIFVLGAGYAGLTLARKLERNVPDDVELLVVEKTGRHLVQHEVHRVIRRPSVAEDIVVPLDEVLDRAEIRRATVTDVDPQRNVVTLGAAGSEGRDRETLDYDYAAVCLGAETAFYDLPGVEDHASPLKSIPDAERIREEFLGALDRAEPSGAEASDAASRDAPSRDPASRVVVGGAGLSGIQVAGELAALADERDAGERVTVTLVERLDSVAPAFPENFQRAVRNELEKRGVEVRTNAAVARATDETIEFESGDSLDYDQFVWTGGIRGPDALDGERPEVRNTLQVGDSTFVVGDAARVVDADGEPVPASAQAAVREARAVADNLARLVEHDREGDDVFDPRLDPFAFDSPGWLVSVGDGAVAQVGPTVLTGRAAKALKTTVGAGYLSSVGAIRNAVELVGEELG; from the coding sequence ATGCGCATCTTCGTCCTCGGCGCGGGCTACGCCGGACTGACCCTCGCCCGAAAGCTCGAACGCAACGTCCCCGACGACGTCGAACTCCTCGTGGTCGAGAAGACCGGCAGGCATCTCGTCCAGCACGAGGTCCACCGCGTCATCCGCCGCCCGTCGGTGGCCGAGGACATCGTGGTGCCCCTCGACGAGGTGCTCGACCGCGCCGAAATCCGACGCGCAACGGTCACCGACGTGGACCCCCAGCGGAACGTCGTGACCCTCGGCGCTGCGGGGAGCGAGGGTCGCGACCGCGAGACCCTCGACTACGACTACGCCGCGGTGTGTCTGGGGGCCGAGACCGCCTTCTACGACCTGCCGGGCGTCGAGGACCACGCCAGCCCGCTCAAGTCGATTCCGGACGCCGAGCGGATTCGCGAGGAGTTCCTCGGCGCGCTCGACCGCGCCGAGCCCTCGGGCGCGGAGGCCTCGGACGCGGCGTCCCGCGACGCGCCGTCGCGGGACCCCGCGTCGCGCGTCGTGGTCGGCGGCGCGGGCCTCTCGGGAATACAGGTCGCGGGGGAGCTGGCGGCGCTGGCCGACGAGCGCGACGCCGGAGAGCGCGTGACCGTCACGCTGGTCGAGCGACTCGACAGCGTCGCGCCAGCGTTCCCGGAGAACTTCCAGCGGGCGGTTCGGAACGAGCTCGAAAAACGGGGCGTCGAGGTCCGGACGAACGCCGCGGTCGCGCGCGCGACCGACGAGACCATCGAGTTCGAGTCGGGCGACAGCCTCGACTACGACCAGTTCGTCTGGACCGGCGGCATCCGGGGCCCGGACGCCCTCGACGGCGAGCGCCCCGAGGTGCGAAACACCCTGCAGGTCGGGGACTCGACGTTCGTGGTCGGCGACGCCGCGCGCGTGGTGGACGCCGACGGCGAACCCGTCCCGGCGAGCGCGCAGGCCGCGGTCCGGGAGGCACGCGCGGTCGCCGACAACCTCGCGCGACTCGTCGAGCACGACCGCGAGGGCGACGACGTGTTCGACCCCCGACTCGACCCCTTCGCGTTCGACTCGCCGGGGTGGCTGGTGTCGGTCGGCGACGGCGCGGTCGCGCAGGTCGGTCCGACCGTCCTCACCGGCCGGGCGGCGAAGGCGCTCAAGACGACGGTGGGAGCGGGATACCTCTCGTCGGTGGGTGCGATACGAAACGCGGTCGAGTTGGTCGGTGAGGAACTGGGTTAG
- a CDS encoding pyridoxamine 5'-phosphate oxidase family protein, giving the protein MDESEIDSFLREQDSGTLSLTNGEETYAIPESFGYDGENLYFHMAYTTDSQKMEFIETTEVATFTTYREDTSASSVIARGEIERVPESDEILASRAFADNTVVPVLNVSIEESIDQLDFDFYRLRPTELTGRKFGDNLGRPDRTEQSTS; this is encoded by the coding sequence ATGGACGAATCGGAGATCGATTCGTTCCTCCGGGAGCAGGATTCGGGAACGCTATCTCTGACCAACGGAGAAGAGACGTATGCTATCCCGGAATCGTTCGGCTACGACGGAGAGAATCTATATTTTCACATGGCGTATACTACAGACAGCCAGAAGATGGAGTTCATCGAAACGACGGAAGTAGCCACGTTCACGACCTACCGTGAGGACACTTCCGCATCGAGCGTTATCGCTCGTGGCGAGATCGAACGTGTGCCCGAAAGCGACGAGATTCTCGCGTCTCGGGCGTTCGCCGACAACACTGTTGTACCCGTACTCAATGTCTCTATCGAAGAGTCAATCGATCAACTCGACTTCGACTTCTATCGACTACGGCCTACTGAACTCACCGGGCGCAAATTCGGCGATAATCTGGGACGCCCCGACCGGACCGAGCAGTCGACGAGTTGA
- a CDS encoding ABC transporter permease subunit: MKPDKTLRIARWEVSRNAGQLDRRTLAAVGVVLVLMAALAPMVASEGVALDDGIYRVGVADDSPYHGPVVADPTFVAVDPDSENADVTVCTAETPACPPGQVRWDPSPKGQAAASELRATVEAYNDARMGEESDRAAAFPVNVSLRYAEQDSPTDPDRQFGDGSGPGGTDASDDSAETAAQDDSEESRDRDGSRGSDDRDADSGESDGEQTVPVETNGGDSESESGDESPDSDDTDERPAGSETTDSGGSSGNDLGQDGASVNDAEPLFADDATGGTPADITPPFPFESLVLAFAFVLPMNFVIQAYASSVLNERVNDRGELLLVSPVSRGDIIAGKTLPYLLGMVAIATLTALAIAALTPAGGDAPLEIAATAAVSVAAVVPIALVFLASSFVGAMFSRSFKELTFVTVSLSVFLTSYAFIPAIFTDVHPIAAISPLTLVVRALGGGEVALADYAFSTLPLALTAGVLFALGAGVYREEDMFTQRSVPLKFLDALDGQLSGPRSVAKLSALSIPFVFVAELLAVALLFALPVEVSIPVLLVAIALIEEVAKSVGVYAGFAHGRFEPTRGSVALLGFLSGLGFFVGEKATALAQLVGLPDLELGQAAFGTVTGLGVETSPLVLVGLLLAPLALHAVTAATTAYGASRDRYWYAGTLVVATLVHAAYNLTVVSHLG; encoded by the coding sequence GTGAAGCCCGACAAGACACTGCGCATCGCGCGGTGGGAGGTCAGCAGGAACGCGGGCCAACTCGACCGCCGGACGCTCGCGGCGGTCGGGGTCGTCCTCGTTCTGATGGCGGCGCTCGCGCCGATGGTCGCCAGCGAGGGCGTCGCGCTCGACGACGGCATCTACCGCGTCGGGGTCGCCGACGACAGCCCGTACCACGGTCCGGTGGTCGCCGACCCGACGTTCGTCGCGGTCGACCCGGACTCGGAGAACGCCGACGTGACCGTCTGCACCGCCGAGACGCCCGCGTGCCCACCCGGACAGGTGCGGTGGGACCCCTCGCCGAAGGGACAGGCCGCCGCCTCGGAACTCCGGGCCACCGTCGAGGCCTACAACGACGCTCGAATGGGCGAGGAATCCGACCGGGCGGCGGCGTTTCCCGTGAACGTCTCGCTGCGCTACGCCGAGCAGGACTCGCCGACCGACCCCGACCGACAGTTCGGCGACGGGAGCGGTCCGGGCGGTACCGACGCGAGCGACGACTCGGCCGAGACAGCAGCGCAGGACGATTCGGAGGAGAGCCGAGACAGGGACGGTTCCCGAGGTAGCGATGACCGCGATGCCGACTCCGGAGAGAGCGACGGTGAGCAAACGGTACCGGTGGAAACGAACGGCGGGGACTCGGAATCCGAATCGGGCGATGAATCGCCCGATTCGGACGATACCGACGAACGCCCGGCGGGCTCCGAGACGACGGACTCCGGCGGTTCGAGCGGGAACGACCTCGGGCAGGACGGGGCCTCTGTGAACGACGCCGAACCACTGTTCGCCGACGACGCGACCGGCGGCACGCCCGCCGACATCACGCCGCCGTTCCCCTTCGAGTCGCTGGTGCTGGCGTTCGCGTTCGTCCTGCCGATGAACTTCGTCATCCAGGCGTACGCCTCCAGCGTGCTGAACGAGCGGGTCAACGACCGCGGAGAGCTCCTGCTGGTGTCGCCGGTCTCGCGGGGCGACATCATCGCGGGCAAGACCCTGCCGTACCTCCTCGGGATGGTCGCCATCGCGACGCTGACCGCGCTCGCTATCGCGGCGCTGACCCCCGCCGGGGGCGACGCGCCGCTCGAAATCGCGGCGACAGCGGCGGTCTCGGTCGCCGCGGTGGTCCCCATCGCGCTCGTCTTCCTCGCGAGTTCGTTCGTCGGCGCGATGTTCTCGCGGTCGTTCAAGGAACTCACCTTCGTTACGGTCTCGCTGTCGGTGTTCCTGACCTCCTACGCGTTCATCCCCGCCATCTTCACCGACGTGCATCCCATCGCGGCCATCTCGCCGCTGACGCTGGTGGTGCGGGCGCTCGGCGGCGGCGAGGTCGCGCTCGCCGACTACGCGTTCTCGACGCTCCCGCTCGCGCTGACCGCGGGAGTGCTGTTCGCGCTCGGCGCGGGGGTCTACCGCGAGGAGGACATGTTCACCCAGCGGTCGGTCCCGCTGAAGTTCCTCGACGCGCTCGACGGCCAGCTCTCGGGCCCGCGGAGCGTCGCCAAACTCAGCGCGCTCTCGATTCCGTTCGTCTTCGTCGCCGAACTGCTGGCGGTGGCGCTCCTGTTCGCCCTGCCGGTCGAGGTGTCGATTCCGGTCCTGCTGGTCGCCATCGCGCTCATCGAGGAGGTCGCCAAGAGCGTCGGCGTCTACGCGGGGTTCGCCCACGGTCGGTTCGAGCCGACGCGCGGGTCGGTCGCCCTCCTCGGATTTCTCTCCGGACTGGGCTTCTTCGTCGGCGAGAAGGCGACCGCACTCGCACAGCTGGTGGGCCTGCCCGACCTCGAACTCGGGCAGGCGGCGTTCGGGACGGTGACGGGGCTGGGCGTCGAGACCTCGCCGCTCGTGTTGGTCGGCCTTCTGCTCGCACCGCTCGCGCTTCACGCGGTGACCGCGGCGACGACCGCCTACGGCGCGAGTCGGGACCGCTACTGGTACGCCGGAACGCTCGTGGTGGCGACGCTGGTTCACGCCGCCTACAACCTAACGGTGGTGAGCCACCTTGGGTAA
- a CDS encoding DUF7319 domain-containing protein, with amino-acid sequence MTDASDDPAAPASDSEERESREQLRERVERKYDFENFGPQDMAEMTYEEWEAAFDHGSWITGRELLDRVEADLKNRVANRDVFAVLERVQQDGEGRLLAYSDEGYAVVYPDGSVEGRGTVLRDVKPSVALASMESYEVPDAPDDDVLPDPASVPEGSGELGNQLMQIIAGVHLLAGVALLVAWVALALPLVAAVAGFGFLLFGVFVFLIVANARLSDRFRSEEYRNRLRAVGIEDGERPEFLAEADLGESESPDETASSAPEAGVSPGSEDDG; translated from the coding sequence ATGACCGACGCCTCGGACGACCCGGCCGCGCCCGCGAGCGACTCCGAGGAGCGCGAGTCCCGGGAGCAGCTCCGCGAGCGGGTCGAACGGAAGTACGACTTCGAGAACTTCGGCCCGCAGGACATGGCCGAGATGACCTACGAGGAGTGGGAGGCCGCCTTCGACCACGGCTCGTGGATCACGGGTCGGGAACTCCTCGACCGGGTGGAGGCCGACCTGAAGAACAGGGTCGCCAATCGCGACGTGTTCGCCGTGCTCGAACGCGTCCAGCAGGACGGAGAGGGACGCCTGCTGGCGTACTCCGACGAGGGGTACGCCGTGGTCTATCCCGACGGGAGCGTCGAGGGGCGGGGCACCGTCCTCCGGGACGTCAAGCCCTCGGTCGCGCTCGCGTCGATGGAGAGCTACGAGGTGCCCGACGCGCCCGACGACGACGTGCTCCCCGACCCCGCGTCGGTCCCGGAGGGGTCGGGCGAACTCGGCAACCAGTTGATGCAGATAATCGCGGGGGTCCACCTGCTGGCGGGCGTCGCCCTGCTGGTGGCGTGGGTCGCGCTCGCGCTCCCCCTGGTCGCGGCCGTCGCCGGGTTCGGCTTCCTGCTGTTCGGCGTCTTCGTCTTCCTCATCGTCGCGAACGCCCGGCTGTCCGACCGGTTCCGCTCGGAGGAGTACCGCAATCGGCTCCGGGCGGTCGGCATCGAGGACGGCGAGCGCCCGGAGTTCCTCGCGGAGGCCGACCTCGGCGAGAGCGAGAGTCCCGACGAGACGGCGTCGAGCGCGCCCGAGGCGGGAGTCTCTCCGGGTTCTGAGGACGACGGCTGA
- a CDS encoding ABC transporter ATP-binding protein — translation MIEVENLRKEYGDFTAVEGSSFSVPDGEVFGVIGPNGAGKTTTLKMLAGLVEPTSGTARVAGYDAADPEMRKYLGFLPEESPLYEDMTPVSYLTFFADLYDVPRGVARERIRDTLDRLDLDHRDRRLGDMSKGMRRKVAIARSLVNDPDVLIYDEPASGLDPLTTNYIIEFTRDLAESGKTVVFSAHNLFHVESICDRVAMMNDGRIVARGSVEAIREQHGRTEYRVYTTVEVEGAVAENGRYRRVVESMDGVEETRDLARNAGGEVADIETHTPSLEDIFLDLAEDSPDVEGRP, via the coding sequence ATGATCGAAGTGGAGAACCTGCGCAAGGAGTACGGCGACTTCACCGCGGTCGAGGGCAGCAGTTTCTCGGTCCCCGACGGCGAGGTGTTCGGCGTCATCGGCCCGAACGGCGCGGGCAAGACCACGACGCTCAAGATGCTCGCCGGACTCGTGGAGCCGACGAGCGGCACGGCCCGGGTCGCGGGCTACGACGCCGCCGACCCCGAGATGCGAAAGTACCTCGGCTTCCTCCCCGAGGAGTCGCCCCTCTACGAGGACATGACGCCCGTCTCGTACCTGACGTTCTTCGCCGACCTCTACGACGTGCCCCGGGGGGTCGCCCGCGAGCGCATCCGCGACACCCTCGACCGGCTCGACCTCGACCACCGAGACCGTCGGCTCGGCGACATGTCGAAGGGCATGCGCCGGAAGGTCGCCATCGCGCGCTCGCTGGTCAACGACCCCGACGTGCTGATCTACGACGAACCCGCAAGCGGCCTCGACCCCCTCACGACCAACTACATCATCGAGTTCACCCGCGACCTCGCCGAGTCCGGGAAGACGGTGGTCTTCAGCGCTCACAACCTCTTCCACGTCGAGAGCATCTGCGACCGGGTCGCGATGATGAACGACGGCCGCATCGTCGCCCGCGGGAGCGTCGAGGCCATCCGCGAGCAACACGGCCGGACCGAGTACCGCGTCTACACCACGGTCGAGGTCGAGGGCGCGGTCGCGGAGAACGGCCGCTACCGCCGGGTGGTCGAGAGCATGGACGGCGTCGAGGAGACCCGCGACCTCGCCCGGAACGCGGGCGGCGAGGTCGCCGACATCGAGACCCACACACCGAGCCTCGAAGACATCTTCCTCGACCTCGCAGAGGACTCCCCGGACGTGGAGGGCAGACCGTGA
- a CDS encoding SHOCT domain-containing protein, with amino-acid sequence MGDTLAETPDEENALVKATALAVLGAGLLALFLGYSWFWMVFALGFAVVVPLVKVATKSLGDADRTGEVGRERRPEPAGPRSDSRGESDRGPASRRDALDSLRDRYARGELGDEEFERKVERLLETETLEDARGHVRRGREAGPRESESAEREHDSERGRSSAEGPERERE; translated from the coding sequence ATGGGCGATACGCTCGCCGAGACACCCGACGAGGAGAACGCGCTGGTGAAAGCGACAGCGCTCGCGGTCCTCGGGGCCGGGCTCCTCGCGCTGTTTCTGGGCTACAGTTGGTTCTGGATGGTGTTCGCGCTCGGATTCGCGGTCGTCGTCCCGCTGGTGAAAGTGGCGACCAAATCGCTCGGAGACGCCGACCGAACCGGGGAGGTCGGCCGCGAGCGCCGCCCCGAACCCGCCGGGCCCCGGTCGGACTCGCGGGGCGAGTCCGACCGGGGCCCGGCGTCGAGGCGGGACGCCCTCGACTCGCTCCGGGACCGGTACGCCCGCGGCGAACTCGGAGACGAAGAGTTCGAGCGGAAGGTCGAACGACTCCTCGAAACCGAGACGCTCGAAGACGCCCGCGGACACGTCCGGCGGGGACGAGAAGCGGGGCCGCGAGAGTCGGAATCCGCGGAACGCGAGCACGACTCCGAAAGAGGGCGTAGCTCCGCCGAAGGCCCCGAGCGCGAACGCGAGTGA
- the mvaD gene encoding phosphomevalonate decarboxylase MvaD, which translates to MKATAKAHPIQGLVKYHGMRDEELRLPYHDSISVCTAPSHTKTTVEFDPDLDADTFVVGGEELADHEADRVSNVLARVRELADADHAQFPVRLESENSFPSNVGLGSSSSGFAAAAMALAEAADLGLSRPAVSTIARRGSSSAARAVTGGFSDLHAGLNDEDCRSERLDSPLEDDLRIVAGLVPAYKETEAAHREAADSHMFEARLAHIHDQLAEMRDALRAGDFHRVFETAEHDSLSLAATTMTGPAGWVYWKPETLEIFDAVRDLREEEDVPVYFSTDTGASVYVNTTEAHADRVEATVAEHADETMVWEVGGPAEILDESEALF; encoded by the coding sequence ATGAAGGCGACCGCGAAGGCCCACCCGATTCAGGGCCTCGTCAAGTACCACGGGATGCGCGACGAGGAGCTTCGGCTCCCGTACCACGACTCCATCAGCGTCTGCACCGCGCCGAGCCACACGAAGACCACCGTCGAGTTCGACCCCGACCTCGACGCCGACACCTTCGTCGTCGGCGGCGAGGAGCTGGCCGACCACGAGGCAGACCGCGTCTCGAACGTCCTCGCCCGCGTTCGCGAGCTCGCCGACGCCGACCACGCCCAATTCCCCGTTCGACTGGAGAGCGAGAACTCCTTCCCGTCGAACGTGGGGCTCGGCTCGTCGTCGTCGGGGTTCGCCGCGGCCGCGATGGCGCTCGCGGAGGCCGCCGACCTCGGCCTCTCGCGGCCCGCGGTCTCGACCATCGCGCGCCGGGGGTCGTCGTCGGCGGCCCGCGCGGTGACCGGCGGCTTCTCGGACCTCCACGCCGGACTCAACGACGAGGACTGCCGCTCGGAGCGCCTCGATTCGCCCCTCGAAGACGACCTGCGCATCGTGGCGGGACTGGTCCCCGCGTACAAGGAGACCGAGGCGGCCCACCGCGAGGCCGCCGACAGCCACATGTTCGAGGCCAGACTGGCCCACATCCACGACCAGCTCGCCGAGATGCGCGACGCGCTCCGGGCGGGCGACTTCCACCGGGTGTTCGAGACCGCCGAGCACGACTCGCTGTCGCTGGCCGCGACCACGATGACCGGTCCCGCGGGGTGGGTCTACTGGAAGCCCGAGACCCTCGAAATCTTCGACGCGGTGCGCGACCTGCGCGAGGAGGAGGACGTACCGGTCTACTTCTCGACCGACACGGGCGCGAGCGTCTACGTCAACACGACCGAAGCGCACGCCGACCGCGTCGAGGCGACCGTCGCCGAACACGCCGACGAGACGATGGTCTGGGAGGTCGGCGGTCCCGCAGAGATTCTTGACGAGAGCGAGGCGCTGTTTTAA
- a CDS encoding ABC transporter permease gives MGKRLTVARRELASLRSEKTIVLAILIQLFVAAFSSFLAVGLVSLYDPGSVSGELVVEFGVSGEAGEDIVPVIEAEDGWRAVEYGSEEAAMEGFERGEVHAVLHVERGSDGRAEVRAVAPDGNVRTTLVVTQIREVLDAFERSERQRLADRLERAPVPLPPEGESSPYFGFTYTVLIPLLMFLPVFLSGSVTVDAIAEEYDRGTLELLRVAPLTGGDIVDGKLIAMGVLAPLQAGAWLALLSFNGTSVSNAAEILLLVTALSVGVVSMGALSALRLRDRKQAQFLFSMGILVVVSATYLLPESPANTVAKLAIGSPTALTHAMVVAYVVVALAGYAAVRRFVEASGLGE, from the coding sequence TTGGGTAAGCGCCTGACGGTCGCCCGGCGGGAACTCGCCTCCCTGCGAAGCGAGAAGACCATCGTGCTCGCCATCCTCATCCAGCTGTTCGTGGCGGCGTTCTCGTCGTTCCTCGCGGTGGGACTGGTGTCGCTGTACGACCCCGGGTCGGTCTCGGGCGAACTCGTCGTGGAGTTCGGCGTCTCGGGCGAGGCGGGCGAGGACATCGTCCCGGTCATCGAGGCCGAGGACGGGTGGCGCGCGGTCGAGTACGGCTCCGAAGAGGCCGCGATGGAGGGCTTCGAGCGCGGCGAGGTCCACGCCGTCCTCCACGTCGAGCGCGGGTCGGACGGGCGCGCCGAGGTTCGGGCGGTCGCGCCCGACGGCAACGTCAGGACCACGCTGGTCGTGACCCAGATTCGAGAGGTACTGGACGCCTTCGAGCGCAGCGAGCGCCAGCGACTGGCCGACCGGCTCGAACGCGCGCCCGTCCCGCTCCCCCCGGAGGGCGAGTCGAGCCCCTACTTCGGGTTCACCTACACGGTGCTTATCCCCCTGTTGATGTTCCTGCCCGTGTTCCTCAGCGGGAGCGTAACGGTCGACGCCATCGCCGAGGAGTACGACCGCGGCACGCTCGAACTCCTCCGGGTCGCGCCGCTGACGGGGGGCGACATCGTGGACGGGAAGCTGATCGCGATGGGCGTCCTCGCGCCCCTGCAAGCGGGTGCGTGGCTCGCGCTGTTGTCGTTCAACGGGACCAGCGTCTCGAACGCCGCGGAGATACTCCTGCTCGTGACCGCGCTCTCGGTGGGCGTGGTCTCGATGGGCGCGCTGTCTGCGCTCCGCCTGCGCGACCGCAAGCAGGCTCAGTTCCTCTTCTCGATGGGGATACTGGTGGTGGTCAGCGCGACCTACCTCCTGCCCGAGTCGCCCGCAAACACGGTGGCGAAGCTCGCCATCGGGAGTCCGACCGCGCTCACCCACGCGATGGTGGTCGCGTACGTCGTCGTCGCGCTCGCGGGCTACGCCGCCGTCCGGCGGTTCGTCGAGGCGAGCGGTCTCGGCGAGTAG